Proteins found in one Scomber scombrus chromosome 15, fScoSco1.1, whole genome shotgun sequence genomic segment:
- the LOC133995655 gene encoding plancitoxin-1-like, with translation MWRLVLVVSLLCCSSEASVSCKDEKNNDVDWYILYKTPRNLKMTGLDYVYIYPDNNDKAKSRRCTKPINAADGILANTLQPLFINPSPTDFGFISYNDGVPEGFSAKVSDPTDTSGGSASSSFGHSKGVVMVEKNKKGVWLLHSTPGFPYSRDQYHFYPESGARNAQTFICVTFNYDQFEHIGEHLQKTRAFPFDHHIPSDFHRELQDVTAKNTQNHNTPANNRFIPMFQHLTSSGGKEFHSIAKLVSDQPEVGDLYVSIANEVHSGVNVQSWGGQPERDGSFCPTGGYNVQNVVLVDVGWAKWDPGSDHSKWCVAVDQNKPWTCISDVNRSESQYERLGGALCVKDEDIADIFKSFVVCKDEC, from the exons ATGTGGAGGTTGGTGCTGGTGGTCAGTCTGCTGTGCTGCAGCTCTGAGGCTTCAGTGTCCTGCAAAGATGAGAAGAACAATGATGTGGACTG GTACATCTTATACAAGACTCCCAGAAATCTAAAGATGACTGGTTTGGACTATGTTTACATTTATCCAGACAACAACGACAAGGCAAAATCTCGACGTTGCACAAAGCCCATCAACGCTGCTGACGGCATCCTGGCAAACACCCTGCAGCCGCTCTTTATTAACCCTTCT ccAACGGACTTTGGATTCATCAGCTACAATGATGGCGTTCCAGAAGGTTTTTCTGCTAAAGTTTCAGACCCAACAGACACATCTGGAGGTTCAGCTTCTTCCTCATTTGGTCACAGTAAAG GAGTTGTGATGGTGGAGAAGAACAAGAAAGGAGTCTGGCTCTTACACAGCACACCAGGGTTCCCTTATAGCAGAGATCAATATCATTTCTACCCTGAGAGTGGAGCAAGAAACGCTCAAACGTTCATCTGTGTAACATTCAACTACGACCAGTTTGAACATATCG GTGAACACCTGCAGAAGACCAGAGCTTTCCCATTTGATCATCATATTCCATCAGACTTTCATAGAGAGCTTCAAGATGTCACAGCCAAGAACACCCAAAACCATAATACCCCAGCAAATAACAGGTTCATTCCTATGTTCCAACATCTGACATCCAGCGGAGGGAAGGAGTTTCACAGCATTGCTAAACTAGTGTCAGATCAACCAGAAG TTGGAGATCTTTACGTCAGCATTGCAAACGAGGTCCACAGTGGTGTGAATGTCCAGAGCTGGGGAGGCCAGCCTGAGCGTGATGGTTCCTTCTGCCCTACAGGTGGATAtaatgtgcaaaatgttgtattAGTAGATGTTGGTTGGGCTAAATGGGATCCTGGCAGTGATCATTCAAAGTGGTGTGTAGCTGTGGATCAAAATAAACCCTGGACCTGTATTTCTGATGTAAACAGATCAGAGTCACAGTATGAGAGGCTGGGGGGGGCACTGTGTGTTAAAGATGAAGACATAGCAGACATATTCAAGAGTTTCGTAGTGTGTAAGGATGAATGTTAA
- the cfap53 gene encoding LOW QUALITY PROTEIN: cilia- and flagella-associated protein 53 (The sequence of the model RefSeq protein was modified relative to this genomic sequence to represent the inferred CDS: deleted 3 bases in 3 codons): MLLRQRGTTRAKLQADHHILDRQRQDAERDKVVQFCRKQQTCDIKNSWLQSSERLFLRGTVDRHIRAAVSQHELSLEDRRDRLRGVLETEEQQLLQEMEEKKETSVERQAKMRQRARALRDRRETERQQLVSEKLDQLFREQCEEVRSVQSRQKEQQVCEERAVQLRSREEQQQQQQQEEQLFHELWEADRRAKEERERQKGQRRQQRDAEQLDALNAQTQAAERQRQEDKQLREEEAQLLLQQQQLDQLQQQREQQQQRRAQQSRRQQLDQGLRLKMKRVCREQQEELQLDISILQQLLKEESDERQEAAQRKAELRAEQQRYRQYLSDELQHQRSEEEQMEQLMEEKLKETWSKREEQSRLQRDARNRLMSEVMEARHLQIQHKLDVNVQKQAELSKDRDELIRIMEETKLMDEEEKRRQQQTCAAYRADLQAQMKHQQQLKLEQKAQEQQEQLQGLIQQQLYQQRKERILSRPLCSAPHPFRRDEDSCSAAVDRLSLT; encoded by the exons atgctgctgagacagagaggaacCACG AGAGCAAAGCTCCAGGCGGATCATCACATCctggacagacagagacaggacGCAGAGCGGGACAAAGTGGTCCAGTTCTGCAGGAAGCAGCAGACCTGTGACATCAAGAACTCGTGGCTGCAGAGTTCAGAGCGTCTCTTCCTGAGAGGAACCGTGGACAGACACATCAGAGCCGCCGTCAGCCAACATGAGCTCAGCCTGGAGGACAGGAGGGACAG GCTTCGTGGTGTCCTGGagacagaggagcagcagctgctgcaggagatggaggagaagaaggagacatCAGTGGAGAGACAAGCCAAGATGAGACAACGAGCCAGAGCTCTGAGAGACAGACGAGAGACTGAAAGACAACAGCTGGTGTCAGAGAAGCTGGATCAGCTGTTCAG GGAGCAGTGTGAGGAGGTGCGCAGTGTGCAGAGCAGGCAGAAGGAGCAGCAGGTGTGTGAGGAGCGGGCGGTGCAgctgaggagcagagaggagcagcagcagcagcagcagcaggaggagcagctgttCCATGAGCTGTGG GAGGCCGACAGAAGAGCCAAGGaggagcgagagagacagaaaggacaGAGACGACAGCAGAGAGACGCGGAGCAGCTGGACGCTCTGAACGCTCAGACACAGGCGGccgagagacagagacaggaggacaaacagctgagagag gaggaggcgCAGCTGCTG ctgcagcagcagcagctggatcagctgcagcagcagcgggagcagcagcagcagcgcagGGCTCAGCAGAGCAGACGG CAGCAGCTGGATCAGGGTCTCCGGCTGAAGATGAAGCGTGTgtgcagagagcagcaggaggagctgcagctggaCATCAGcatcctgcagcagctgctcaAAGAGGAGAGTGATGAGAGACAGGAAGCTGCTCAGAGGAAG GCGGAGCTGCGGGCGGAGCAGCAGAGGTATCGACAGTATCTGTCAGACGAGCTGCAGCATCAGAGGAGCGAGGAGGAGCAGATGGAGCAGCTGATGGAGGAGAAGCTGAAGGAGACGTGGAGTAAAAGAGAAGAGCAGAGCCGACTGCAGCGAGACGCTAGAAACCGTCTGATGAGTGAAGTGATGGAAGCTCGACACCTGCAGATCCAACACAAGC tggaCGTGAACGTGCAGAAACAAGCAGAACTCTCTAAAGACAGAGACGAGCTGATCCGGATCATGGAGGAGACGAAGCTGATGGACGAAGAGGAGAAGAGACG tCAGCAGCAGACGTGCGCCGCGTACCGGGCCGACCTGCAGGCTCAGATgaagcaccagcagcagctgaaGCTGGAGCAGAAAGctcaggagcagcaggagcagctgcaGGGTTTGATCCAGCAGCAGTTGTACCAACAGAGGAAAGAGCGGATCCTGTCCAGACCGCTGTGCTCGGCTCCTCACCCGTTCAGGAGGGACGAGGACAGCTGCAGCGCGGCCGTGGACCGCCTCAGCCTCACATAG